The DNA region AAGGCCAAACTGCACGGCAATTTGAGCATTCACGGCATAACAAAGCCGGTCGTGCTCGACCTGGATATCGGGGGCGAAGCTACCGACCCATGGGGCAACAAGAAGGCGGCCTTCTCCGCCGCCACCACGATCAACCGGAAGGATTTCGGCCTCACGTGGAACCAGACGCTTGAGGCTGGCGGAGTATTGGTGGGCGATGACGTCGAAATCACGCTTGAAGTCGAAGGGAACAAGAAATGACGGACAAAAAAGCCGTTCTATTAAACGCCGCGATCGCGGGCCTTCTTCTTTCGTCGTTTGGCGGAACCGTCACCGCGCACGCGGCCGATGATCGGTGTTATGGCATCAACGCCTGCAAGGGCACGGGCGATTGCGGCGGAAAAGGTTATTCCTGCGCGGGCAACAACGAGTGCAAAGGGAAAGGGTGGTTGAAAATCGAGGCTGAGACGTGCAAACGGATCCAAGGCTCGAGCCCGAGCCCCTTGGATGAAAAAAGCGGCGTTAAGAAGCAGGAAAAGAAAACGTGAACTGGCCCAAGCTGGGATTCGGCGTAGGCCTCCGTCCGGTCCACTACCCCGACATTTTGGAAAAACATCCTCCCGTCGATTGGTTCGAAGCGGTGACGGAGAATTTCATGGATACTTACGGCCGGCCGCTGCATGTTCTTGAGGAAATAAGAAAGGACTATCCGGTCGGATTGCATGGAGTCTCTCTCTCGATCGGCTCCGCCGATCCGCTCAATCGGGATTACTTAAGAAAACTCAAATCGTTGGTCGACCGAATCGATCCGGCGTTAGTCACGGATCACCTCTGCTGGACCGGCGTGGATGGAGCCAATCTGCACGATCTCCTGCCGCTCCCTTTCACCGACGAAGCCGTCGACCATGTCGCCGGCAGAGTCCGGCTGGTTCAGGAATTCCTGGGCCGGCGAATTTTGCTGGAGAACGCCTCCGCGTACGTCAGCTTTAAGCATTCCACCATGTCGGAGTGGGATTTTATGTCCGCCATCGCCGTTCGGGCCGACTGCGGAATTCTTCTCGATGTGAACAATCTTTATGTCAACGCCTACAATTTTGGCTTTGACGCCGAGACTTATCTGAAAGCACTGCCCTCCGAACGGGTCGGCCAGTTTCACCTGGCCGGGCACACCAATAAAGGAAGTTATTTTTTCGACACCCACGACGGGCATGTGATCGAAAGTGTTTGGGATCTCTACCGCCGCGCCGTCGAGCGTTTCGGCGAGGCCAGCACGTTGATCGAATGGGATGCAAAAATCCCGCCGTTT from Bdellovibrionota bacterium includes:
- a CDS encoding DUF692 domain-containing protein; the encoded protein is MNWPKLGFGVGLRPVHYPDILEKHPPVDWFEAVTENFMDTYGRPLHVLEEIRKDYPVGLHGVSLSIGSADPLNRDYLRKLKSLVDRIDPALVTDHLCWTGVDGANLHDLLPLPFTDEAVDHVAGRVRLVQEFLGRRILLENASAYVSFKHSTMSEWDFMSAIAVRADCGILLDVNNLYVNAYNFGFDAETYLKALPSERVGQFHLAGHTNKGSYFFDTHDGHVIESVWDLYRRAVERFGEASTLIEWDAKIPPFPELLAEAERARNIQKEVYGTCEVSLAYA